In Desulfovibrio oxyclinae DSM 11498, a single window of DNA contains:
- a CDS encoding ABC transporter permease, translating into MIKGPLRRPSFLSRNALLMIGASLVAVMSLGAVLAPWIAPYDPNAINVNAMLLPPSAAHPLGTDALGRDVLSRILFGGRVSLWVGFVAVGISTAIGVALGLISGYFGKLVDEIIMRGVDVMLCFPSFFLILAVIAFLEPSLFNIMAVIGVTSWMGVARLVRAETLGLKQRDFIRAARAAGAGPGRIILRHILPNALSPVLVSATLGVAGAILVESSLSFLGLGVQAPEPSWGNMLTEGKEVLGVAWWLSVFPGLAILFTVLGYNLLGESLRDILDPRLRQ; encoded by the coding sequence ATGATCAAGGGACCATTGCGCCGCCCTTCCTTTCTTTCAAGAAACGCCCTGCTGATGATCGGTGCCTCGCTGGTGGCTGTCATGTCCCTCGGGGCGGTTCTGGCTCCGTGGATCGCACCCTACGACCCCAACGCCATCAACGTGAACGCCATGCTGCTGCCGCCGAGCGCCGCACACCCCCTCGGCACCGATGCACTTGGACGCGACGTGCTTTCGCGCATCCTGTTCGGCGGGCGCGTATCGCTTTGGGTGGGATTCGTGGCCGTGGGCATTTCTACGGCCATCGGCGTGGCGCTGGGACTCATCTCGGGCTACTTCGGCAAGCTCGTTGACGAAATCATCATGCGCGGCGTGGACGTGATGCTCTGCTTCCCGTCATTTTTCCTTATCCTTGCGGTCATTGCCTTTCTGGAACCGAGCCTGTTCAACATCATGGCGGTTATTGGCGTGACCTCATGGATGGGTGTGGCCCGGCTGGTGCGGGCCGAAACGCTGGGTCTCAAGCAGCGCGACTTCATCCGGGCTGCACGCGCCGCTGGAGCCGGTCCCGGTCGGATCATTCTCCGGCACATCCTGCCCAACGCGCTTTCCCCCGTCCTCGTCTCCGCCACATTGGGAGTCGCGGGGGCGATTCTCGTCGAATCCTCCCTGTCCTTCCTCGGGCTGGGAGTTCAGGCGCCGGAACCCAGCTGGGGCAACATGCTCACCGAAGGCAAAGAGGTACTGGGCGTTGCATGGTGGCTTTCGGTCTTCCCCGGTCTGGCCATTCTTTTCACCGTGCTGGGATACAACCTGCTCGGAGAATCCCTGCGCGACATTCTAGACCCGAGGCTGCGACAATGA
- a CDS encoding ABC transporter permease → MNAVLKRILVKLGWTAVVFLGITVISFWVIHLAPGSPTDLQTTLNPQADTEARQRLEELYGLDKPIHVQYADWLGRLVRLDFGKSLSGDHRPVWDKIKERLPLTFGMNVASLVLTLIIAVPIGVAAAWRRGGWFDRISTVLVFVGFAMPGFWLALLLMLWLGIYWPVLPISGLTSMGFDQMAWHEQLVDLARHLAMPIFIYTFGSWAGLSRYMRSGMLEVLRQDYIMTARAKGLSSRSVLYRHALRNALLPVITILGLSVPTLIGGSVIIESIFALPGLGQLFYEGVMARDYPLIMGSLVLGAVLTLAGNLLADIGYGLADPRIRVSGRDA, encoded by the coding sequence ATGAACGCCGTACTCAAACGCATACTCGTCAAGCTGGGATGGACCGCCGTGGTCTTTCTGGGCATTACGGTGATCAGTTTCTGGGTGATCCATCTGGCTCCGGGCTCCCCCACCGACCTTCAGACGACGCTCAATCCGCAGGCCGACACTGAAGCCCGTCAGCGGCTTGAGGAACTCTACGGACTCGACAAACCCATACACGTACAATACGCGGACTGGCTCGGCAGGCTCGTTCGGCTCGACTTCGGCAAGTCGCTCTCGGGCGACCATCGGCCCGTCTGGGACAAGATCAAGGAGCGGCTGCCGCTGACGTTCGGCATGAACGTGGCGAGCCTCGTGCTGACGCTGATCATCGCAGTTCCAATCGGGGTTGCGGCGGCGTGGCGACGCGGCGGCTGGTTCGACAGGATATCGACGGTGCTTGTGTTCGTGGGCTTTGCCATGCCCGGATTCTGGCTCGCGCTGCTGCTCATGCTCTGGCTGGGCATATACTGGCCGGTGCTGCCCATCTCGGGACTCACCAGCATGGGATTCGATCAGATGGCGTGGCATGAACAGCTCGTGGATCTGGCTCGGCATCTGGCCATGCCCATATTCATTTATACTTTCGGCAGCTGGGCCGGGCTGTCCCGCTACATGCGCTCGGGGATGCTCGAAGTACTGCGGCAGGACTACATCATGACCGCCCGGGCCAAAGGGCTCTCCAGCCGTTCGGTGCTGTACCGCCACGCCCTGAGAAACGCCCTGCTGCCCGTCATCACCATCCTCGGCCTTTCGGTGCCGACGCTCATCGGCGGTTCGGTCATCATCGAATCCATCTTCGCCCTGCCTGGGCTTGGGCAGCTTTTCTATGAAGGCGTCATGGCGCGCGACTACCCGCTCATCATGGGCAGTCTGGTCCTCGGCGCCGTGCTGACACTGGCGGGCAACCTGCTGGCGGACATCGGCTACGGACTGGCTGATCCGCGCATTCGTGTTTCGGGGAGGGACGCATGA
- a CDS encoding GNAT family N-acetyltransferase, with the protein MRIRYSTENEFTAEELAALFASVGWASAKRPGELVRAMRNSHRVVSARIDGKTVGLANSISDGCMAAYVPYVLVHRDWQGCGIGRELVNRLLAEYVDFPRVALISYADAAGFYERCGLHRGDGKLPMFAGELPS; encoded by the coding sequence ATGCGGATACGATATTCCACGGAAAACGAATTTACGGCTGAGGAATTGGCGGCCCTGTTTGCGTCTGTGGGGTGGGCATCGGCCAAACGCCCCGGTGAACTGGTTCGCGCCATGCGCAATTCGCATCGGGTGGTGAGTGCACGGATCGACGGGAAGACCGTCGGACTGGCCAACAGCATCTCGGACGGCTGCATGGCGGCCTACGTGCCGTACGTGCTCGTGCATCGCGACTGGCAGGGGTGCGGCATAGGGCGTGAGCTGGTGAACCGGCTGCTGGCCGAATATGTGGATTTTCCGCGCGTAGCGCTCATTTCCTATGCCGATGCCGCCGGATTCTACGAGCGATGCGGGCTGCACCGGGGTGACGGCAAGCTGCCGATGTTCGCGGGGGAACTCCCGTCCTGA
- a CDS encoding MarC family protein: MIELFISLTIKLFFLLTPFFVLSVFLSMTEEMDVPAQRKLALRVVLSVMVISLVLYFGGNTIFSTLGITLDGFRIGTGSLLFLSAVSLVSGKRARPEPEDDGDIAVVPLAMPITVGPATIGTLLILGAELENTTDKLVGAVALVAACCCVGALLFSASAIKKIIGRTGLAMLTKITGLVLSALAAQIVFTGVRNFLT; the protein is encoded by the coding sequence ATGATAGAGTTGTTCATCAGTCTGACCATAAAGCTTTTCTTCCTGCTGACGCCCTTCTTCGTGCTCAGCGTCTTTCTCTCCATGACCGAGGAAATGGATGTGCCTGCGCAGCGAAAGCTCGCGCTTCGGGTCGTTCTTTCCGTCATGGTCATCAGCCTCGTGCTCTATTTCGGTGGAAACACCATCTTCTCCACACTCGGCATCACCCTCGACGGATTCAGGATCGGCACGGGAAGTCTGCTCTTTCTTTCTGCGGTTTCGCTCGTGTCCGGCAAGCGGGCGCGCCCCGAACCCGAAGACGACGGCGACATCGCCGTGGTGCCGCTGGCCATGCCTATTACCGTCGGCCCCGCCACCATCGGGACGCTGCTCATCCTCGGCGCGGAACTGGAGAACACCACGGACAAGCTCGTGGGCGCGGTGGCACTGGTGGCGGCTTGCTGCTGTGTGGGCGCACTGCTCTTCTCGGCCTCGGCCATCAAGAAGATCATCGGCCGCACCGGGCTTGCCATGCTCACCAAGATCACCGGGCTCGTGCTCTCCGCGCTGGCCGCCCAGATCGTCTTCACGGGCGTTCGCAACTTCCTGACCTGA
- a CDS encoding integrase, translated as MATVTIATRSLKKGKAYVINFTNPDTGRKEYHKTYRRKDLAQEEANRLRTLLDSGRLPTKETRQPKQQALPTFGQAALLCQAEWDRKLGEGKIGEASHAGYGYLMTPVLKKWKHTLLHDLDEDTIRDYRIRVAEQTKAKLLARCEDGKNCNVLVNRRLFVIKQVFAQAVKHGLIEKDIARDIPYLSEKASERKKAQQPLEIEKLLAAARQRRAKHYLPLAILLAVEHGCSTQEVLSLRWPDMDLSENHITFHRTKNGITRTHRIMPRTREALVARLEHVTRHREKRGVKVKGDYVVGNMDGTPFKSIKTAWKGLCKDHDFNDLHFHDHRHTYCTNMLKAGCTLKETNVMIGHKTLRMTDRYSHLEGVLEDGPQDRLATRYGMTGTDGTPSEAADT; from the coding sequence ATGGCTACAGTCACTATCGCGACCCGTTCGCTCAAAAAAGGAAAAGCGTACGTTATCAACTTCACCAACCCGGATACGGGCAGGAAGGAATACCACAAGACGTACAGACGGAAAGACCTGGCTCAGGAAGAGGCCAATCGGCTTCGCACCCTGCTTGACAGCGGCAGGCTGCCGACCAAGGAAACCCGGCAGCCCAAGCAGCAGGCCCTGCCCACTTTCGGGCAGGCTGCCCTGCTGTGTCAGGCCGAATGGGATCGAAAGCTGGGGGAAGGCAAGATCGGCGAAGCAAGTCATGCCGGGTACGGCTACCTTATGACCCCGGTCCTGAAAAAATGGAAGCACACCCTGCTCCATGATCTCGACGAGGACACCATTCGGGATTACCGCATCCGTGTCGCCGAACAGACCAAGGCGAAGCTGTTGGCCAGGTGCGAAGACGGCAAGAACTGCAACGTCCTTGTGAACCGCCGATTGTTTGTCATCAAGCAGGTCTTCGCGCAGGCCGTGAAGCACGGCTTGATCGAAAAAGACATTGCGCGGGACATCCCCTACCTGTCGGAAAAGGCCAGTGAAAGGAAGAAGGCCCAGCAGCCTCTCGAAATCGAGAAGCTGCTTGCGGCGGCCCGACAGCGCAGGGCAAAGCACTACCTGCCCCTGGCGATCCTGCTGGCGGTCGAGCACGGGTGCAGCACCCAGGAAGTCCTCAGCCTTCGGTGGCCCGATATGGACCTTTCGGAAAACCACATCACGTTCCACCGTACCAAAAATGGTATTACCCGAACCCATCGGATCATGCCCCGCACCCGTGAGGCTCTCGTAGCCCGGTTGGAGCATGTAACCCGGCACCGGGAAAAACGCGGTGTGAAGGTCAAGGGGGATTACGTTGTCGGCAACATGGACGGCACCCCGTTCAAATCCATCAAGACAGCGTGGAAAGGGCTGTGCAAGGACCACGACTTCAACGACCTGCACTTCCACGACCACCGCCACACCTACTGCACGAACATGCTCAAGGCAGGCTGCACGCTCAAGGAGACCAACGTCATGATCGGCCACAAGACCCTGCGCATGACGGACCGCTACAGCCACCTTGAAGGTGTGCTGGAAGACGGCCCCCAGGACCGTCTGGCCACCCGCTACGGCATGACCGGCACGGACGGCACCCCGTCGGAAGCGGCGGACACATAG
- a CDS encoding helix-turn-helix domain-containing protein, with amino-acid sequence MTDAPKLLTIKEVACLLRVHRATVSRLIGTGALPHLAIGSRKLVLETDLLSFLENRRSLAANSPKGA; translated from the coding sequence ATGACCGATGCACCGAAGCTTTTGACCATCAAGGAAGTCGCCTGCCTTTTGCGGGTCCACCGTGCGACTGTGTCGCGCCTGATCGGGACTGGCGCCTTGCCCCATCTCGCGATAGGATCACGAAAGCTTGTTCTGGAAACAGACCTGCTGTCGTTCCTTGAAAATCGAAGAAGCTTGGCGGCGAACAGTCCGAAGGGGGCATAG
- a CDS encoding integrase domain-containing protein, producing the protein MGKSDSLKYGINRAVLSGPKSKQHRIRQTAHHFVKVLRQANMGAQKWTKVTNKHFQRVADVMRADGVGDGRIAEVFSAARHICRAYGNDHISKRNATFGVRRGSIANATSRAVTPEAFQDTLTRMRNDTSYPHAGRAATQVELMYELGLRREEAAKVDLPNDWDRENHSLLIQYGTKGGRPRTLFDLSPQQEAALERAEEYASPSDRKGINNLMPENMGDVWLHRLDYAARKHGLTGKDAGGTLHGLRHQRFRQMYVDHTGFEPPNQHESVQAFHESAQATAGDDWPRLDDEARDKIEVTAGHSPGRRDVSNAYLGSSR; encoded by the coding sequence ATGGGAAAATCCGACAGCCTCAAGTACGGGATCAACCGGGCAGTCCTGTCCGGCCCAAAGTCGAAACAACACCGAATCCGCCAGACGGCCCATCATTTCGTCAAGGTCTTGCGCCAGGCAAATATGGGAGCCCAAAAGTGGACCAAGGTAACCAACAAACATTTCCAGCGCGTGGCGGATGTCATGCGTGCCGACGGTGTGGGCGACGGCAGGATTGCCGAAGTCTTCAGCGCCGCGCGCCACATCTGCCGCGCCTACGGGAACGACCACATCAGTAAAAGAAACGCGACCTTCGGGGTCAGGCGCGGGTCCATCGCCAACGCGACGTCCCGTGCGGTCACCCCGGAAGCCTTTCAAGATACCCTGACCCGTATGCGGAACGACACGTCGTATCCGCATGCGGGTCGGGCGGCCACGCAAGTCGAGCTGATGTATGAACTCGGACTACGGAGAGAAGAGGCGGCCAAGGTGGACCTGCCCAACGACTGGGATCGGGAAAACCATAGCCTTCTCATTCAGTACGGCACCAAAGGCGGCAGACCAAGAACCCTGTTCGACCTGTCGCCACAACAGGAAGCCGCCCTTGAACGGGCTGAAGAATACGCGTCGCCTTCCGACCGGAAAGGTATCAACAATCTCATGCCCGAGAATATGGGCGATGTATGGTTACACCGGCTGGACTACGCAGCCAGAAAGCACGGCCTGACAGGTAAGGACGCCGGGGGCACCCTGCATGGTCTCCGTCACCAACGGTTCCGACAGATGTATGTGGACCACACCGGATTCGAGCCACCGAACCAGCACGAAAGCGTTCAGGCATTTCACGAATCCGCCCAGGCAACGGCCGGGGACGACTGGCCCCGGCTCGATGACGAAGCACGCGACAAAATCGAAGTGACGGCAGGGCATTCGCCTGGCCGTCGGGACGTATCGAACGCCTATCTGGGCAGTTCCCGTTAG
- a CDS encoding DEAD/DEAH box helicase — MSSQRSESRGFTLLHPSIQRWIWKQGWTSLRDIQEQAIGSILDCNRDVIISASTAGGKTEAAFLPAISDVLRAEPEAVGILGIIPLKALINDQFQRMEGVTRNTDVPVFAWHGDISTSRKGKALSTPSSILLITPESLEALFVRRHAELRKAFRSLRRIVVDELHAFIGTERGMQLQSLMHRVEMTAGRKIPRIGLSATLGDLSIASDFLRHDGSLPCDIIESKTGGRELKIQVRGYVETKSDGPDHNEESVWQAIGSHLFTTLRGSNNLAFANSRQNVELLSDMLRRTSEAARVPNEFFPHHGSLSKEIREEVEERLKKHRLPTSVLCTNTLELGIDIGSVKSIAQIGSPPSVASLCQRIGRSGRKEGDPAILRAYVREAEWDTELSLFDKLRLRTVQAVAMIQLLAQGWNEPPLPNRLHLSTFIQQLLSSISQHGGMNPAAAWNALCGTGPFNHIAPEVFKHILRVLGGKEVLLQAGDGTLLLGRKGERIVEHYTFYAAFTSPEEVSIVSEGKTLGTLTTVYPIVPDSFLIFAGRRWIIKSYDEERKQVLVSPATGGELPKFDGGGGSFVHDRVREEMRNCLKATALPSFLDKQGQELLSQARKAYAEADLEHQGVLPKGTDTTFVVWKGDRICFTIFLILLKSGLSVDYVGPVFTAHKVSPADFNEAINNILKSSLPDPMALIHTLEGKGKEKFDYLLDDGLLDAACSVGILDVEGAIKALSHLRA; from the coding sequence ATGAGCTCGCAACGTTCAGAATCTAGGGGCTTCACACTCCTTCACCCGTCCATCCAACGATGGATATGGAAACAGGGGTGGACCAGCCTTCGGGATATCCAGGAACAGGCGATAGGCTCCATCCTCGATTGCAATCGGGATGTCATCATTTCTGCCTCGACTGCGGGAGGAAAAACCGAAGCGGCGTTTCTTCCCGCGATAAGCGACGTCTTGAGAGCTGAGCCCGAGGCTGTCGGCATACTCGGCATCATCCCCCTCAAGGCGCTGATCAACGATCAGTTCCAGCGGATGGAAGGCGTCACCCGCAATACGGATGTGCCGGTCTTTGCCTGGCACGGCGACATTTCCACATCCAGAAAAGGTAAGGCCCTAAGCACTCCGTCAAGTATCCTGCTCATTACTCCCGAATCACTTGAGGCTTTATTCGTCAGACGTCATGCGGAACTGCGGAAGGCCTTTCGCTCACTGAGAAGAATCGTGGTGGACGAACTGCATGCGTTCATAGGGACCGAGCGGGGAATGCAGTTGCAAAGCCTCATGCATCGAGTAGAGATGACGGCAGGGAGAAAGATCCCCCGTATCGGGCTGAGCGCGACCTTGGGCGACTTATCCATCGCCTCGGATTTCCTGCGCCATGACGGCTCCCTGCCTTGCGACATCATCGAATCGAAAACAGGTGGAAGAGAACTGAAGATTCAAGTCCGAGGATATGTTGAAACCAAATCCGATGGTCCGGATCATAATGAGGAAAGCGTGTGGCAGGCGATCGGCAGTCACCTGTTCACAACGCTCAGGGGCAGCAACAACCTTGCTTTCGCCAATAGCCGGCAAAACGTTGAACTCTTGTCCGACATGCTCCGCAGAACCAGTGAAGCGGCACGGGTACCCAATGAATTTTTCCCGCACCATGGCAGCCTCTCAAAGGAAATCCGGGAAGAAGTCGAAGAACGTCTGAAAAAGCATCGCCTCCCCACATCGGTCCTTTGCACGAACACCTTGGAGCTTGGCATAGACATCGGAAGCGTGAAAAGCATCGCCCAGATAGGCTCTCCCCCTTCGGTCGCAAGCCTCTGCCAACGCATCGGACGTTCTGGAAGGAAGGAAGGCGACCCGGCGATACTCCGCGCCTACGTCCGGGAAGCCGAATGGGATACCGAATTGTCGCTCTTCGACAAGCTGCGCCTGAGGACAGTCCAGGCCGTGGCCATGATACAGCTTTTGGCTCAGGGCTGGAATGAACCCCCACTCCCCAACCGGCTGCATCTCTCAACATTCATCCAGCAACTTCTGTCTTCGATATCACAACATGGAGGGATGAACCCCGCAGCCGCATGGAACGCATTGTGCGGGACCGGCCCCTTCAACCATATTGCCCCCGAGGTCTTTAAACACATCTTGCGTGTGCTCGGCGGGAAGGAAGTCCTTCTACAAGCTGGCGACGGAACCTTACTCCTAGGCAGAAAGGGTGAACGAATTGTCGAGCATTACACCTTTTACGCCGCCTTCACTTCCCCGGAGGAAGTGAGCATCGTTTCTGAAGGAAAGACGCTTGGGACCTTGACTACGGTCTATCCGATAGTTCCCGATTCATTTTTGATATTTGCCGGACGGCGCTGGATCATCAAATCGTATGATGAAGAGAGAAAACAGGTGCTGGTGTCACCCGCCACAGGCGGCGAACTCCCCAAATTCGACGGTGGCGGCGGATCGTTCGTGCATGACAGGGTGCGCGAAGAGATGCGGAATTGTCTTAAGGCAACAGCACTCCCCTCATTTTTGGACAAACAAGGTCAGGAATTGCTGTCCCAAGCGCGAAAGGCATACGCGGAAGCCGACCTGGAGCATCAAGGAGTTTTGCCCAAGGGTACCGACACGACTTTTGTTGTCTGGAAAGGGGATCGAATCTGCTTCACGATCTTTCTTATTCTGCTCAAGTCGGGGCTTTCGGTCGATTATGTAGGTCCGGTGTTCACGGCCCATAAGGTATCGCCAGCAGACTTCAATGAAGCCATCAACAATATCCTGAAAAGCTCGCTTCCAGACCCGATGGCCCTGATCCATACTCTGGAAGGGAAAGGCAAAGAAAAATTCGACTATCTTCTTGATGACGGCCTGCTCGATGCAGCTTGCAGTGTCGGCATTTTAGATGTTGAAGGGGCTATCAAGGCTTTATCCCATTTGCGCGCCTAA
- a CDS encoding ATP-binding protein: MSNPKKLRTKERDAIIKSLRSGVVPRIGLQHVQVGRALEVKSLLQDINTVADGGSSFRMVIGEYGSGKTFFMNLVRTVALEKKLVTLHADMTPERRLYSSKGQTQSLYRELVRNMATRAKAEGGALSSIVEKFISTAIQESKANGVQTTEVIHTRLQSLTELVGGYDFADVINAYWEGHDSGDEAAKENAIRWLRGEFTTKTDARAALGVRTFVDDASMYDHLKILSQFVRLAGYGGLLVCIDEMVNLYKISNSVSRKNNYEQLLRILNDCLQANCEGLAFLMGGTPDFLLDTRRGLFSYEALQSRLALNTFASGNYVDMSGPVINLANLTPEDMYVLLERLRNVFASGNEDAYALPDDALTKFLEHCNNTIGQDYFRTPRNTIKAFLDLLAILEQNPGASWQELLQAVCITKDDGGAESIEDISGDDELATFRI, from the coding sequence ATGAGTAACCCCAAAAAACTGCGCACCAAAGAGCGCGATGCAATAATCAAATCTCTTCGATCCGGAGTTGTTCCCAGAATTGGCCTTCAGCATGTACAGGTCGGCAGAGCGTTGGAGGTCAAAAGCCTGTTGCAAGACATCAACACGGTCGCTGACGGAGGCTCTTCCTTCCGGATGGTTATAGGCGAGTATGGTTCGGGGAAAACCTTCTTCATGAATCTTGTCCGCACTGTCGCGCTTGAAAAGAAGCTCGTCACACTTCACGCGGACATGACCCCTGAACGCCGCCTCTACTCTTCCAAAGGGCAAACCCAGTCTCTCTACCGAGAACTTGTCAGGAATATGGCTACAAGAGCTAAGGCTGAAGGCGGAGCCTTGTCTTCCATCGTTGAAAAGTTCATTTCAACTGCCATCCAGGAATCCAAAGCCAACGGGGTACAGACAACTGAAGTCATCCACACACGCCTTCAAAGCCTGACCGAACTTGTTGGTGGCTACGATTTTGCCGATGTCATCAATGCATACTGGGAAGGCCATGACTCGGGCGATGAAGCGGCCAAGGAGAATGCGATCCGTTGGTTGCGCGGAGAGTTCACGACAAAAACCGACGCCCGGGCCGCCCTCGGCGTCAGGACATTCGTCGATGATGCATCCATGTACGACCATTTGAAAATCCTTTCCCAATTCGTGCGCCTTGCCGGATACGGAGGGTTGCTCGTCTGCATCGACGAAATGGTCAATCTCTATAAGATCAGCAACTCTGTCAGCCGCAAGAACAACTACGAACAACTGCTGCGGATACTGAACGATTGCCTCCAGGCCAATTGCGAAGGCCTTGCTTTCCTCATGGGAGGCACACCCGATTTCCTCCTGGACACAAGGCGCGGCCTGTTCAGTTATGAAGCCCTTCAATCACGGCTCGCCCTGAACACCTTCGCCTCGGGCAACTATGTCGATATGAGCGGCCCGGTCATCAACCTGGCCAACCTCACCCCGGAGGACATGTATGTGCTTCTGGAGCGGTTGCGTAATGTTTTCGCAAGCGGCAATGAAGACGCCTACGCCTTACCCGATGACGCCCTGACGAAATTCCTTGAGCACTGCAACAATACCATCGGTCAAGACTACTTTCGGACTCCCCGTAACACCATCAAGGCCTTTCTTGACCTGCTGGCGATCCTTGAGCAAAACCCCGGGGCTTCCTGGCAGGAACTGTTGCAGGCCGTTTGCATTACCAAGGATGACGGCGGTGCGGAATCGATCGAGGACATCTCGGGTGACGATGAGCTCGCAACGTTCAGAATCTAG